A genomic segment from Andrena cerasifolii isolate SP2316 chromosome 7, iyAndCera1_principal, whole genome shotgun sequence encodes:
- the LOC143371228 gene encoding uncharacterized protein LOC143371228 isoform X1, translating into MWSNMEGNQGDASMKEKQAHLANGGGPTVHVNPDIAFILPDMLRVAPIIFSSNISEEVINERRKAVFNNSSIFEKTLRGCNDDCSQPGNSFGADTSHINEMFMDPISVTENCEQVTAKRSIYTGSMEHELNDTVTVPKKKTKTVQLQNIDKSIQMKLKLERIRQLIKQEGELAELKLQHEKVKQKMEKDYLRQKCEVELRAAAAAAELSVVLFKKNNNV; encoded by the exons ATGTGGAGTAATATGGAGGGAAATCAGGGAGATGCTTCAATGAAGGAAAAACAAGCACATCTCGCAAATGGTGGTGGTCCAACAGTTCATGTAAACCCAGACATCGCTTTCATTTTGCCAGACATGTTGAGAGTGGCGCCAATAATATTTTCGTCAAATATTTCCGAGGAAGTGATAAACG AACGACGAAAGGCAGTGTTCAACAATAGTAGTATTTTTGAAAAAACATTAAGAGGCTGTAACGATGACTGTTCACAGCCTGGTAACAGTTTTGGAGCAGACACGAGCCATATCAATGAAATGTTCATGGACCCAATATCAGTTACAGAAAACTGTGAACAAGTTACTGCAAAACGTTCAATCTATACAGGTTCCATGGAACATGAACTGAATGACACTG TTACTGTGCCAAAGAAAAAGACCAAAACTGTACAGTTGCAGAATATTGATAAAAGTATCCAGATGAAGTTGAAACTAGAACGCATAAGACAATTAATTAAACAAGAGGGAGAATTAGCAGAACTAAAATTGCAACACGAAAAGGTAAAGCAAAAGATGGAAAAAGACTACCTCAGACAGAAGTGCGAAGTAGAACTTCGTGCAGCTGCTGCTGCAGCAGAGTTGTCGGttgtgttatttaaaaaaaataataatgtataa
- the LOC143371228 gene encoding uncharacterized protein LOC143371228 isoform X2 → MWSNMEGNQGDASMKEKQAHLANGGGPTVHVNPDIAFILPDMLRVAPIIFSSNISEEVINERRKAVFNNSSIFEKTLRGCNDDCSQPGNSFGADTSHINEMFMDPISVTENCEQVTAKRSIYTGSMEHELNDTVTVPKKKTKTVQLQNIDKSIQMKLKLERIRQLIKQEGELAELKLQHEKPGN, encoded by the exons ATGTGGAGTAATATGGAGGGAAATCAGGGAGATGCTTCAATGAAGGAAAAACAAGCACATCTCGCAAATGGTGGTGGTCCAACAGTTCATGTAAACCCAGACATCGCTTTCATTTTGCCAGACATGTTGAGAGTGGCGCCAATAATATTTTCGTCAAATATTTCCGAGGAAGTGATAAACG AACGACGAAAGGCAGTGTTCAACAATAGTAGTATTTTTGAAAAAACATTAAGAGGCTGTAACGATGACTGTTCACAGCCTGGTAACAGTTTTGGAGCAGACACGAGCCATATCAATGAAATGTTCATGGACCCAATATCAGTTACAGAAAACTGTGAACAAGTTACTGCAAAACGTTCAATCTATACAGGTTCCATGGAACATGAACTGAATGACACTG TTACTGTGCCAAAGAAAAAGACCAAAACTGTACAGTTGCAGAATATTGATAAAAGTATCCAGATGAAGTTGAAACTAGAACGCATAAGACAATTAATTAAACAAGAGGGAGAATTAGCAGAACTAAAATTGCAACACGAAAAG CCGGGCAATTAG
- the LOC143371683 gene encoding glutathione S-transferase-like: protein MPTYKLTYFDLTGLGEPIRLLLHQSGIKFEDKRVTFEEWPQLKPQMPMGQLPVLEIDGKPYYQSKAICRLISKRNNLYGSSDVEAYQIDATIDTIDDLRIAMSQYHWEQDPAFKAKLKEIALKKLPVYLDKFEEQVKNNGGYFVNGKLSWPDLLYTAYTDTLSAILEADLNKDHLELQKLVQKVRSLPNIKAYLAKRPKTVF, encoded by the exons ATGCCAACGTACAAGTTGACGTACTTCGACCTTACTGGGCTTGGTGAACCAATCAGGCTTTTATTGCATCAGAGCGGTATCAAGTTTGAAGACAAAAGGGTCACCTTTGAGGAATGGCCACAATTGAAGCCTC AAATGCCAATGGGTCAATTGCCCGTTTTAGAAATTGACGGCAAGCCTTATTATCAATCTAAGGCAATCTGCCGTCTTATCTCCAAACGAAACAATTTGTACGGCTCTAGCGATGTCGAAGCTTATCAAATCGATGCCACCATCGATACTATTGACGATTTAAGAATCG CAATGTCGCAGTACCACTGGGAACAAGATCCCGCGTTCAAGGCGAAGCTCAAGGAGATAGCCTTGAAAAAGCTCCCAGTATACCTTGATAAGTTCGAAGAACAGGTGAAGAACAATGGCGGATACTTCGTTAACGGAAAG TTGTCATGGCCCGATTTGTTGTACACTGCATACACGGACACCCTGTCAGCCATCCTGGAGGCTGATTTGAATAAGGATCATCTGGAGTTGCAGAAATTGGTACAGAAAGTCAGGTCGTTACCCAACATTAAAGCTTACCTAGCCAAACGACCCAAGACCGTGTTCTAA